The Homalodisca vitripennis isolate AUS2020 unplaced genomic scaffold, UT_GWSS_2.1 ScUCBcl_3494;HRSCAF=9056, whole genome shotgun sequence genome contains the following window.
AACATTAATACTTATTTGCAGATCTTCTTCACAGCAAGACATGAACGCAGTGGATTCTACATTAAGAAAAATGGAGACAATGTCGCTCAGTGCATGACCACAAGCCACACTTCAGGCAGTGACGTGAAACGTAATACCTGTTTTACTGCAGCTATAATACACCTGCATGAGCATGACAAACTGTCTATCAGAGAAGTAGATGGGTCGAGGTTTAGAGACACAAGTTTCAAGGATTCTCACAGCTTTTTCGGCTTGATCCAGTTGAAATCTACATAATGCTGTAAAGTGGGACTATAACGAATTAAGACCAAAGACATagtgaattttgttaattatatcgTCTTTCTGTATTACTTTTTAagtattcttaatattattaacgtaaaatgtttaaattatacaaaatttaaacatcacTATCTGACCAATTTGCTTATTTGGACTGTATGAATTCTATAATCTCATTTATCTCATCTTATTACTGCTGTATAATAGTTCCACATGTGTCAACTAAAAGGAACTCTAGTCAAGATTATAACAATTTCTT
Protein-coding sequences here:
- the LOC124372558 gene encoding protein eiger gives rise to the protein MNHPHGFFKDFEPAQWMTESGMLSSFTFNRTNGIFMVKEPGIYFMYAQIFFTARHERSGFYIKKNGDNVAQCMTTSHTSGSDVKRNTCFTAAIIHLHEHDKLSIREVDGSRFRDTSFKDSHSFFGLIQLKST